The Deinococcus multiflagellatus genome includes the window ATTGCGGAACGCCACGGCCTTTGCCTGGTCCTTGAAGTTGGCTTCGGCCACCGCCGCGCTGGCGGGGTTCTCGTACTGCGCCTTGTTCTGGGTGTAAAAGGCCTGAATGTCGGCGTCGGTCACCTTGGCGCTGCGTCCGCCGTAGGCCGCCAGCGCCGCCGCCAGTTCCTGGCGGGTGCCGGTGAGGTTCAGCTTCAGGCGCTCGGCAATCGTAGGGGCCGCGTAGGCCTGAATCAGCTGCTGCACCGTCTGGGGCTTCAGAATGCCGTTTACCAGACCGGCGGCCTGTTCGGCGGGCACCTGCTGCAGCAGACCCGCGAACTGCTGGTTGTTCACCACCTGCCCCACCAGATCCGAGTAGGGAATGTCCTGGCCGGCCACGCTGGCGACGGTGGGGTTCTCCGTCTTCCAGTTGATGTCCTTGTACTCGACCTTCACGTCTTTTTTCAGGTCGCGCACCCAGGCTTCCAGGGCGGCGTTCTGCTTCTGCTCAGTCACGGCGGTCGTCAGGTCGCTCTTGGCGTCCTCAAAGGGCTTGGGGGCGGGGGGCAGGTACTTTTCCACCTTCACGATGTAGAACTTGCCGCCGCTTTCCACCACGTCGGTCAGGCCACCCTCGCGCAGCGCAAAGGCCGCCGCGCCCACCTCGCTGGGCAGGGCCACCTGCGCCACCGGCCGGGGCACGCCGTTCTCAATGGGCCCCAGGGCGCCGCCCCGGTCCTTGAACTCGGTGCTGTTCTCGCCCGCCAGCTTGGCGAAGTCGGCGCCGCCCTTCAGCTGCTTCAGCAGCTCCTGCGCCTTGGCCTTGTCGGCCACCACGATCTGGCGGCCCTGAATGCGGGCATCGGTCTGGAAGCGCTCGGGGTTCAGGTCGTAGTAGGCGCGCAGTTCAGCCTCGGTGGGAGCGGGCACGGCCTTTTTCAGTTCGTCGACCTTGCGCTCAATGGCGAGGCTCTGGCGCACCTGCTCGCGGTAGCTGGCGTCAGTCAGGCCCGCGCCCTGCAGCGCGTCGGTCCACTTCTTGTTGTCGGTCAGGTTGTTCGCCTCGCGCACTTCCTTGACCTTGGCGCTGACGTCATTGCGGCTGACCTTGATGTCCTTGACGGCATTGGTCACCAGGGTCTGCTCGACCTTCTGGGCCACCACGTAGGTCTTGAAGTCGTCGGCCAGCAGGCCGGTGTCGGTGCTGCTCAGAACCGGGTTGCTGCGGCGCACCGCTTCCAGGTCCTCCACGGTCACGGTGGTGCCGTTGACCGTCAGGGCCGGGGTGCCTTGCTGCTTGCGCCCAAACAGGTCGCCCAGGTTGGGCGTGAACTGATAGGCCATGCCCACGA containing:
- a CDS encoding peptidyl-prolyl cis-trans isomerase, with protein sequence MNKKKLVNVLMGVLALLLIVGMAYQFTPNLGDLFGRKQQGTPALTVNGTTVTVEDLEAVRRSNPVLSSTDTGLLADDFKTYVVAQKVEQTLVTNAVKDIKVSRNDVSAKVKEVREANNLTDNKKWTDALQGAGLTDASYREQVRQSLAIERKVDELKKAVPAPTEAELRAYYDLNPERFQTDARIQGRQIVVADKAKAQELLKQLKGGADFAKLAGENSTEFKDRGGALGPIENGVPRPVAQVALPSEVGAAAFALREGGLTDVVESGGKFYIVKVEKYLPPAPKPFEDAKSDLTTAVTEQKQNAALEAWVRDLKKDVKVEYKDINWKTENPTVASVAGQDIPYSDLVGQVVNNQQFAGLLQQVPAEQAAGLVNGILKPQTVQQLIQAYAAPTIAERLKLNLTGTRQELAAALAAYGGRSAKVTDADIQAFYTQNKAQYENPASAAVAEANFKDQAKAVAFRNGFSGGNFVTAASKAGGTVSERGTVTAGDGALSEELNAAVFTAKSLKDAGEGSLSDVVKVGERFVVLYVTDLKPATTQPLSAVRSEIEAQVLAQKKSEAGQKFLETQVAALKPTDNLKAVLAAQEKRVAAQTPKAPAKTDAPKTDTSKTDTPAQEGSGQGSTGAPAGGTSNR